The following are encoded in a window of Halosolutus halophilus genomic DNA:
- a CDS encoding aldehyde dehydrogenase family protein produces the protein MSQQATAQVHGHYIGGEWTDGNGTETFESENPATGETLATFRRGTADDVDEALAAAEDAFEEWRELSYIDRAEYLWDIYHELRDRHEELGAIVTKECGKEISEGKADVTEAWHMVEWAAGNARHPHGDVVPSEIPSKDAYMRRKPRGVVGCITPWNFPVAIPFWHMAIALVEGNTVVWKPAEQTPWCGQIIAEMFEEAGIPDGVFNMVQGFGDAGAAITDDGRVDTVLFTGSAEVGHEIASKVGGEPGKLAACEMGGKNGIVVTEEADLDVAVHSAIMSSFKTTGQRCVSSERLIVHTDVYDEFKDRYVEVAEAIAVGDPLQEDTFMGPAIEPEHVEKIRRHNELAQQEGAEVLVDRFELRDDEIPDGHAEGHWVGPFVYEIDYDPDLRCLKEECFGPHVALVEYEGDIDRAIEIHNDTPYGLAGAIISEDYRQINRFRDRADLGLAYANLPCIGAEVQLPFGGVKKSGNGYPSAREAIEAVTERTAWTMNNSKEIEMAQGLSADIVTRDD, from the coding sequence ATGAGTCAGCAAGCCACTGCGCAGGTACACGGCCACTACATCGGCGGCGAGTGGACCGACGGTAACGGCACCGAGACGTTCGAGAGCGAGAACCCGGCGACCGGCGAGACGCTGGCGACGTTCCGGCGCGGGACGGCCGACGACGTGGACGAGGCGCTCGCGGCCGCCGAGGACGCCTTCGAGGAGTGGCGCGAACTGTCGTACATCGATCGAGCGGAGTACCTCTGGGACATCTACCACGAACTCCGTGACCGCCACGAGGAACTGGGCGCGATCGTCACGAAGGAGTGTGGCAAGGAGATCTCGGAGGGCAAAGCCGACGTGACGGAGGCCTGGCACATGGTCGAGTGGGCGGCGGGCAACGCTCGCCACCCTCACGGCGACGTGGTTCCGAGCGAAATCCCAAGTAAGGACGCCTACATGCGGCGCAAGCCCCGCGGCGTCGTCGGCTGCATCACGCCGTGGAACTTCCCGGTCGCGATCCCGTTCTGGCACATGGCGATCGCGCTCGTCGAGGGGAACACGGTCGTCTGGAAGCCGGCCGAGCAGACGCCGTGGTGTGGCCAAATCATCGCCGAGATGTTCGAGGAAGCCGGGATCCCCGACGGCGTGTTCAACATGGTTCAGGGCTTCGGCGACGCCGGCGCGGCCATTACGGACGACGGACGCGTCGACACGGTGCTCTTCACGGGCTCCGCCGAAGTCGGTCACGAGATCGCGAGCAAGGTCGGCGGCGAACCCGGCAAACTCGCCGCCTGCGAGATGGGCGGCAAGAACGGCATCGTCGTCACGGAAGAAGCGGATCTGGACGTCGCCGTCCACTCGGCGATCATGTCCTCGTTCAAGACGACCGGCCAGCGCTGCGTCTCCAGCGAACGGCTGATCGTTCACACCGACGTCTACGACGAGTTCAAAGACCGGTACGTCGAGGTCGCAGAAGCCATCGCCGTCGGAGACCCCCTGCAGGAGGACACGTTCATGGGGCCGGCGATCGAACCCGAGCACGTCGAGAAGATCCGCCGGCACAACGAACTCGCCCAGCAGGAGGGTGCCGAGGTGCTCGTCGATCGATTCGAACTCCGAGACGACGAGATTCCGGACGGGCACGCCGAAGGTCACTGGGTCGGCCCGTTCGTCTACGAGATCGACTACGATCCGGACCTGCGCTGTCTCAAAGAGGAGTGTTTCGGCCCCCACGTCGCGCTCGTCGAGTACGAGGGCGACATCGATCGGGCGATCGAAATCCACAACGACACGCCCTACGGGCTGGCGGGCGCGATCATCTCCGAGGACTACCGTCAGATCAATCGGTTCCGCGATCGGGCCGATCTGGGGCTCGCGTACGCGAACCTGCCCTGCATCGGGGCCGAGGTCCAGTTGCCCTTCGGCGGCGTCAAGAAGTCCGGCAACGGCTACCCGAGCGCCCGCGAGGCGATCGAGGCCGTCACCGAGCGCACCGCCTGGACGATGAACAACTCGAAAGAGATCGAGATGGCACAGGGCCTCTCGGCCGATATCGTCACGCGCGACGACTGA
- a CDS encoding HVO_0649 family zinc finger protein, whose product MTTPLERIRRRYENTDKKCPECGYVDEEGNWESRTDGGRIVYRHVCPSCAASREHTFTLG is encoded by the coding sequence ATGACAACACCCCTCGAACGGATTCGACGGCGGTACGAGAACACCGACAAGAAGTGTCCGGAGTGCGGATACGTGGACGAGGAGGGTAACTGGGAGAGTCGGACGGACGGCGGACGGATCGTGTACCGGCACGTCTGTCCCAGCTGTGCTGCGAGCCGCGAGCACACCTTCACCCTCGGATGA